The following coding sequences are from one Mycobacterium bourgelatii window:
- a CDS encoding flavin-containing monooxygenase, with product MALPGPARAAVPADLARLIGLPFDDCDATIQAAISDASVPALLMSMVHMTGDLNLLTELPRPFALIPMDIQGGMSESDKNEVRARAFDVVREYRDRGCPPPFVPDRDQLRTMLDVISAGQVTDEFTDYVAADLRISNADQDGPPLRSTPEQRQAFPVVVIGCGEAGLLAGIKLKQAGVPFVIIEKQSGVGGTWLANRYPGCRVDIANHYYAYSFEPTDHWSHFYSEQPEILQYLNDVMERHEIAPHVRFNTEVVGAAWDDDAARWIVHARGPDDHTDTLVARAVICAVGQFSNAVIPDIKGGKDFSGPSFHTADWDDGVELAGKRVAVIGAGASGFQLVPAIAGITEHVDVYQRTAQWMAPNVNYHAAVSEPAKWAVRHLPFYGRWLRFVTWWPIADGATDLTVIDPDWDTGGLSVSAANHQVREVFVAWMRAFTDDEDLLAKVTPSYPPMGKRTLQDNGTWLITLQRDDVELIRDAIAEITPDGVTTVDGVHRPADVLIWATGFDVNHQLGPINVRGLDGIELNAAWGDAAYAYLGITVPAFPNFYCMYGPGTNAVNGTSIIYNSECQMRYILGCIDMTLATGARSAMVRSEVCQDYNRRSQRQLKKMVYTHPAVASSYYKNSAGDVPTLFAWRIVDYWKWTQRPDPDGYLLRP from the coding sequence GTGGCACTTCCGGGCCCCGCTCGCGCCGCCGTTCCGGCCGACCTCGCGCGCTTGATCGGGCTGCCGTTCGACGACTGCGATGCCACGATCCAAGCGGCCATCTCCGACGCGAGCGTGCCGGCGCTGTTGATGTCGATGGTGCATATGACCGGGGACCTGAATCTGCTCACCGAACTGCCCCGCCCGTTCGCGTTGATTCCGATGGACATTCAGGGCGGCATGAGCGAGTCGGACAAGAACGAGGTGCGTGCGCGTGCCTTCGACGTCGTGCGCGAATACCGGGATCGTGGCTGCCCACCGCCCTTCGTGCCGGACCGGGACCAGCTGCGAACGATGCTCGACGTGATCAGCGCCGGGCAGGTCACCGACGAGTTCACCGACTATGTGGCGGCCGACCTGCGGATATCCAACGCCGATCAAGACGGTCCGCCGTTGCGGTCCACGCCGGAGCAGCGGCAGGCATTCCCCGTTGTGGTGATCGGATGCGGTGAAGCCGGGCTGTTGGCGGGCATAAAGCTCAAGCAGGCGGGCGTGCCGTTCGTCATCATCGAGAAGCAGTCGGGGGTGGGCGGCACCTGGCTGGCCAACCGTTACCCGGGATGCCGAGTCGACATCGCCAACCACTACTACGCGTACTCGTTCGAACCCACCGACCACTGGTCGCACTTCTATTCCGAACAGCCCGAGATCTTGCAGTACCTCAACGACGTGATGGAGCGACACGAAATCGCCCCGCACGTGCGGTTCAACACCGAGGTGGTGGGCGCGGCGTGGGATGACGATGCGGCGAGGTGGATCGTCCACGCCCGTGGCCCTGATGATCACACAGACACGCTGGTCGCTCGTGCCGTCATCTGCGCCGTCGGCCAATTCAGCAATGCGGTGATCCCGGATATCAAGGGCGGCAAAGACTTCAGCGGTCCGTCGTTCCACACCGCAGACTGGGACGACGGCGTGGAGCTGGCCGGCAAGCGAGTCGCGGTGATCGGCGCGGGTGCCAGCGGATTTCAGCTGGTGCCGGCGATCGCAGGCATCACCGAACACGTCGACGTTTACCAGCGCACCGCGCAGTGGATGGCGCCCAACGTCAACTATCACGCGGCCGTCAGCGAGCCTGCGAAATGGGCGGTGCGCCATCTGCCTTTCTATGGACGGTGGCTGCGTTTCGTCACCTGGTGGCCGATCGCCGACGGCGCGACCGACCTGACGGTGATCGATCCGGACTGGGACACCGGTGGCCTGTCGGTGAGCGCGGCCAATCACCAGGTGCGGGAAGTGTTCGTCGCCTGGATGCGCGCCTTCACCGACGACGAAGACCTGCTGGCGAAGGTCACGCCCAGTTATCCGCCAATGGGTAAGCGCACGTTGCAGGACAACGGAACCTGGCTCATCACGTTGCAGCGCGACGACGTCGAGCTCATCCGGGACGCCATCGCGGAGATCACCCCGGACGGCGTCACCACCGTTGACGGAGTCCACCGGCCGGCCGACGTTTTGATCTGGGCCACCGGCTTCGACGTCAACCACCAACTGGGCCCGATCAACGTGCGGGGCCTCGACGGGATCGAGCTCAACGCCGCGTGGGGCGACGCCGCCTACGCCTACCTGGGCATCACCGTGCCCGCCTTTCCGAACTTCTACTGCATGTACGGCCCGGGCACCAACGCCGTCAACGGCACCAGCATCATCTACAACTCGGAATGCCAGATGCGCTACATCCTGGGCTGCATCGACATGACACTCGCGACGGGCGCCCGCTCCGCGATGGTGCGCAGCGAGGTGTGCCAGGATTACAACCGGCGCAGCCAGCGCCAGCTCAAGAAAATGGTCTACACCCACCCCGCGGTCGCGAGCAGTTACTACAAGAACTCGGCGGGCGACGTGCCCACACTGTTCGCCTGGCGCATCGTCGACTACTGGAAGTGGACCCAACGCCCCGACCCGGACGGTTACCTACTGAGACCGTAA
- a CDS encoding ferredoxin reductase, whose product MAERGAEPQVSRGRRLFLRAVGRLFKPLEPDDYLEMINPLWTTKELRGKVERVEPQGSQAASILIRPGYEWPGHKPGQYVRLGVVIDGVYHWRAYSLTSDPEPEDGLISVTPKKVDGGVVSPFLVERIEPGELVRLGEIEGVFTLPEPLPKKMLFISAGSGITPIMSMLRSLDHRGALGPDGCDVVHIHSARTRDQVMFLPVLEDLADRYERVRLDVRLTGERGRLEPGHLDEECPDWREREAFCSGPEEMLDALIEHWENNGDPDSLHFERFQPKIGGDAGDGEGGEVCFLKSDKKVECDGGTSILEAGEKAGLELNFGCRIGICHTCVGTLKSGKLRDLRSGEISEPTEQDVRICINSAEGDVELEL is encoded by the coding sequence ATGGCTGAACGCGGTGCTGAACCCCAGGTGTCACGCGGACGGCGGTTGTTCCTGCGCGCGGTGGGGAGATTGTTCAAGCCGCTGGAACCCGACGACTACCTCGAGATGATCAACCCGCTGTGGACGACGAAGGAACTGCGCGGCAAGGTTGAACGGGTCGAACCACAGGGTTCACAGGCGGCGAGCATCCTCATTCGGCCCGGGTACGAATGGCCGGGGCACAAGCCCGGCCAATATGTGCGGCTTGGCGTGGTCATCGACGGCGTCTACCACTGGCGGGCCTATTCGCTGACCTCTGACCCCGAACCCGAGGACGGCCTGATCAGCGTCACCCCGAAGAAGGTCGACGGTGGCGTCGTGTCGCCGTTCCTGGTGGAAAGGATCGAGCCCGGCGAACTGGTACGGCTCGGCGAGATCGAAGGCGTCTTCACGCTGCCCGAACCACTGCCTAAAAAGATGCTGTTCATCAGCGCGGGCAGCGGCATCACCCCGATCATGAGCATGCTGCGCAGCCTCGACCATCGCGGCGCACTCGGCCCCGACGGTTGCGACGTGGTGCACATCCACTCCGCTCGCACCCGTGACCAGGTCATGTTCCTGCCGGTCCTTGAGGACCTCGCCGACCGGTATGAGCGGGTGCGGCTGGACGTGCGCCTGACGGGGGAGCGGGGCCGGCTCGAACCTGGCCACCTGGACGAAGAGTGTCCGGACTGGCGTGAACGGGAAGCGTTCTGCTCGGGTCCGGAAGAAATGCTCGATGCGCTCATCGAGCATTGGGAGAACAACGGCGACCCAGACAGCCTGCATTTCGAGCGATTCCAGCCCAAGATCGGCGGCGACGCCGGCGACGGCGAGGGCGGCGAAGTCTGCTTCCTCAAGAGTGACAAGAAAGTCGAATGTGACGGCGGGACCTCGATTTTGGAGGCCGGCGAGAAGGCCGGGCTGGAATTGAACTTTGGCTGCCGCATCGGCATCTGTCACACCTGCGTGGGCACGTTGAAATCGGGCAAGCTGCGCGACCTGCGCTCGGGCGAGATCAGTGAGCCCACCGAACAGGACGTTCGGATCTGCATCAACAGTGCGGAAGGCGACGTCGAACTCGAACTTTGA
- a CDS encoding class I SAM-dependent methyltransferase: MTTDRVDFSSVRWGSVEWTNLVTLYLRAYESRSQSTILGDRAAAEAVDRIDYDFKRVHRASLPAWNQYLVALRAKQIDDWSTDFLARHPDAVVLHLGCGLDSRAFRLAVPPSVLWFDLDQPGVIALRRRLYDETDSYRMIASSVTDPRWLEDVPAGRATLVAAEGLLMYLAERDVRQLLVRIIDRFGTGELLFDTVSPLGPPASKVFTNGIVTWGVGDIRALETWHSKLRFLERKAVLAGYRQIESTPVRWIYRLFGALPAALSYDVLNRFAY, encoded by the coding sequence GTGACGACGGACAGAGTGGACTTCAGTTCGGTCCGGTGGGGATCGGTCGAGTGGACGAACCTGGTGACCCTGTACTTGCGGGCCTACGAAAGCCGTTCGCAATCCACAATTCTGGGTGATCGCGCCGCCGCGGAAGCCGTCGACCGCATCGACTACGACTTCAAACGCGTGCACCGCGCCTCGCTTCCGGCCTGGAACCAATATCTGGTCGCGCTGCGCGCCAAACAGATCGACGACTGGTCAACTGACTTCCTGGCCCGTCACCCCGACGCGGTGGTGTTACACCTTGGTTGCGGCCTAGACAGCCGCGCGTTCCGGCTTGCCGTGCCGCCCTCGGTGCTGTGGTTCGATCTCGATCAGCCAGGGGTTATTGCGTTGCGTCGCCGGCTCTACGACGAAACCGACAGCTACCGAATGATTGCCTCGTCGGTGACCGACCCGCGGTGGCTCGAGGACGTCCCGGCGGGGCGAGCGACACTCGTCGCCGCCGAGGGCTTACTGATGTACTTGGCCGAGCGCGACGTGCGGCAGCTGCTTGTGCGGATTATCGATCGATTCGGCACTGGAGAGCTGCTGTTCGACACGGTTTCGCCGCTCGGACCACCGGCGTCGAAGGTTTTCACGAACGGCATCGTGACATGGGGCGTCGGGGACATCCGCGCGTTGGAAACCTGGCATTCGAAGCTGCGGTTCCTCGAGCGGAAGGCTGTGTTGGCCGGGTACCGGCAGATCGAATCGACCCCGGTCCGGTGGATCTACCGGCTATTCGGGGCGTTGCCTGCGGCGCTGTCCTACGACGTGCTGAATCGGTTCGCCTACTGA
- a CDS encoding SDR family oxidoreductase: protein MPNRLSGKVALISGGARGMGASHARAMVAEGAKVVTGDILDDEGKAVADEIGDAARYVHLDVTDPDQWFAAVETAVTEFGGLDVLVNNAGIINIGTIEDYALSEWQRILDINLTGVFLGIRAAVGPMKAAGRGSIINISSIEGLAGTIACHGYTATKFAVRGLTKSTALELGPFGIRVNSIHPGLIRTPMTEWVPEDIFQTALGRIAEPQEVSNLVVYLASDESSYSTGSEFVVDGGCVAGLGHKDFSAVDDSQQPEWVT, encoded by the coding sequence ATGCCAAACCGATTGAGCGGCAAGGTCGCGCTGATCAGCGGCGGCGCTCGGGGCATGGGCGCCTCGCACGCGCGGGCCATGGTCGCCGAGGGAGCCAAGGTGGTGACCGGCGACATCCTCGACGACGAGGGCAAGGCGGTGGCCGACGAAATCGGGGACGCGGCCCGCTACGTCCACCTCGATGTCACCGACCCCGATCAGTGGTTCGCCGCCGTCGAGACCGCCGTGACCGAGTTCGGCGGCCTCGATGTTTTGGTGAACAACGCCGGGATCATCAACATCGGCACGATTGAGGACTATGCGCTCTCGGAATGGCAGCGCATCCTCGACATCAACCTCACCGGCGTGTTCCTGGGCATCCGCGCCGCAGTCGGGCCGATGAAGGCCGCTGGGCGCGGCTCCATCATCAACATCTCCTCCATCGAAGGGTTGGCCGGCACGATCGCCTGCCACGGGTACACCGCCACCAAGTTCGCGGTGCGCGGCCTGACCAAGTCGACCGCATTAGAGTTGGGCCCCTTCGGAATTCGCGTGAACTCGATCCACCCAGGATTGATCAGGACGCCGATGACCGAATGGGTGCCCGAAGACATCTTCCAGACGGCACTGGGCCGCATCGCCGAACCACAGGAAGTGTCCAACCTGGTCGTGTATCTGGCCAGTGACGAATCCAGCTACTCCACCGGCTCGGAGTTCGTGGTCGACGGCGGATGCGTCGCCGGCCTGGGCCACAAAGACTTCTCTGCGGTCGACGACTCCCAGCAACCCGAGTGGGTCACCTAG
- a CDS encoding SDR family NAD(P)-dependent oxidoreductase, with the protein MKLSGKTVLLTGATGGLGRAIASAVASRGAHLILSSRKQQELDELAASLAGDGHRTIVSDLAEPGAGLALLAEAGDIDVLVANAALPASGRLDSFTPEQVDRALRVNLEVPVQMTRELIPVFTKRGSGHFVYISSISGQTATARASLYAATKFGLRGFALCLRDDLRPAGVGVSVVSPGAISGAGMYADSGAPPPPFIGTGKPEEVGAAVVTAVERNRGEVTVAPLRQKLLARFAANAPEVASRLAGEVAAKAADQIAAGQTDKR; encoded by the coding sequence ATGAAGCTATCGGGTAAGACTGTTCTGCTCACCGGGGCCACTGGCGGCCTGGGCCGCGCAATTGCCTCAGCGGTCGCCTCGCGCGGCGCACATTTGATTCTGAGCTCCCGCAAGCAGCAGGAGCTCGACGAGCTCGCTGCATCGCTCGCAGGAGACGGGCATCGGACGATCGTCAGCGACCTCGCCGAGCCTGGCGCGGGCCTCGCCCTGCTCGCCGAGGCGGGCGACATCGACGTCCTCGTCGCCAACGCGGCATTGCCCGCCTCCGGGCGGCTCGACAGCTTCACCCCCGAGCAGGTCGATCGTGCGCTTCGGGTCAACCTCGAGGTACCGGTACAGATGACCCGGGAACTGATCCCGGTCTTCACCAAACGGGGATCGGGGCACTTCGTCTACATCTCCTCGATTTCGGGTCAGACCGCGACGGCCCGCGCCTCGCTGTATGCCGCGACGAAGTTCGGTTTGCGGGGCTTCGCGCTGTGTCTGCGTGACGATCTGCGGCCCGCCGGTGTGGGTGTCTCGGTGGTGAGCCCGGGAGCGATCAGCGGAGCTGGTATGTACGCCGACTCGGGAGCGCCCCCGCCGCCGTTCATCGGCACCGGCAAGCCGGAGGAGGTCGGTGCTGCCGTAGTCACCGCGGTCGAGCGTAACCGCGGCGAGGTCACCGTGGCGCCACTGCGCCAGAAGCTGCTGGCGCGGTTCGCGGCGAACGCCCCCGAGGTGGCCTCGCGCCTGGCCGGTGAGGTCGCGGCCAAGGCCGCCGACCAGATCGCTGCGGGTCAGACCGACAAGCGTTGA
- the fadD1 gene encoding fatty-acid--CoA ligase FadD1 — protein MTDTMQALLRERVGDPAVAVKYRDLQWTWSEYLAESAAQAAALIGVADPGRPLHVASLLGNTPDMLTQMAAAALGGYVLCGLNTTRRGDALAADIRRADCQIIVTDAEHRGLLNGLNLDGIRVFETSTPQWAKLVSDAGDLVPYRQVEMMDAFMMIFTSGTSGDPKAVQVSHLMPTFAGRNLAERFGLTQQDICYVSMPLFHSNAVVGGWAPAVASGAAIVPAKFSASNFLNDIRRYNATYMNYVGKPLAYILATPERDDDADNPLRVAFGNEANEKDIEEFSRRFGVQVEDGFGSTENAVIVIREPGTPPGSIGKGAAGVAIYNSDTVTECATARFDEHGTLVNADEAVGELVNTTGSGFFTGYYNDPDANAERMRHGMYWSGDLAYRDADGWIYLAGRTADWMRVDGENLAAAPIERILLRHNAINRVAVYAVPDQRVGDQVMAAVVLHDDRHFDPDSFEEFLAAQPDLSPKAWPRYVRIAADLPSTATHKVLKRTLIKEGTNIGEGETLWEREPRGTAYHVTVSGARLAREG, from the coding sequence ATGACCGATACGATGCAAGCACTCCTGCGCGAGCGGGTGGGTGACCCGGCGGTGGCCGTGAAATATCGTGATCTGCAGTGGACTTGGAGTGAATACCTGGCGGAGTCTGCAGCGCAAGCCGCCGCCCTCATCGGTGTCGCCGACCCCGGCCGACCGCTGCATGTCGCCAGCTTGCTGGGCAACACCCCCGACATGCTGACCCAGATGGCAGCGGCCGCACTCGGCGGCTACGTCTTGTGCGGGCTGAATACGACCCGGCGTGGCGACGCCCTGGCCGCCGACATCAGACGCGCGGATTGCCAGATCATCGTGACCGATGCCGAACACCGGGGTCTGCTGAACGGTCTGAACCTCGATGGCATCCGGGTTTTCGAAACGTCAACGCCGCAATGGGCCAAATTGGTCTCCGATGCTGGTGATCTGGTGCCCTATCGCCAGGTGGAGATGATGGACGCGTTCATGATGATCTTCACCTCCGGAACCAGTGGCGATCCCAAGGCCGTTCAGGTTTCACATCTGATGCCGACCTTCGCCGGGCGCAACCTGGCCGAACGTTTCGGCCTTACCCAGCAAGACATTTGTTACGTGTCCATGCCGCTGTTTCATTCCAACGCGGTTGTCGGGGGGTGGGCCCCCGCGGTGGCCTCGGGCGCCGCCATCGTGCCGGCGAAATTCTCGGCGTCCAATTTTCTCAACGACATTCGCCGGTACAACGCGACATACATGAATTACGTCGGCAAACCGCTCGCCTACATCCTGGCCACGCCGGAGCGCGACGACGACGCCGACAACCCGCTGCGGGTGGCCTTCGGCAACGAAGCCAACGAGAAGGACATCGAAGAGTTCAGTCGACGGTTCGGGGTTCAGGTCGAGGACGGTTTCGGCTCCACCGAGAACGCCGTCATCGTGATCCGCGAGCCGGGCACGCCCCCGGGTTCGATCGGCAAAGGCGCCGCCGGAGTCGCGATCTACAACAGCGACACCGTCACCGAATGCGCTACAGCACGTTTCGACGAGCACGGGACGCTGGTCAACGCCGACGAGGCGGTAGGCGAGTTGGTCAACACGACGGGATCGGGCTTCTTCACCGGCTACTACAACGATCCCGACGCCAATGCCGAACGGATGCGTCACGGCATGTACTGGTCCGGGGACCTCGCCTATCGGGACGCCGACGGCTGGATCTATCTGGCCGGCCGCACCGCCGATTGGATGCGGGTGGACGGCGAGAATCTTGCCGCCGCTCCGATCGAGCGGATCCTGTTGCGGCACAACGCTATCAACCGGGTCGCGGTGTATGCGGTCCCGGACCAGCGGGTGGGCGACCAGGTGATGGCGGCGGTGGTCTTGCACGACGACCGGCACTTCGATCCTGACTCATTCGAGGAATTCCTTGCCGCGCAGCCCGACCTGTCGCCCAAAGCCTGGCCACGATACGTGCGTATCGCCGCCGATCTGCCCAGTACCGCCACCCACAAGGTGCTCAAACGCACCCTGATCAAAGAGGGCACCAACATCGGGGAAGGCGAAACCCTTTGGGAGCGGGAGCCGCGCGGCACCGCATACCACGTCACGGTTTCCGGCGCCCGGCTCGCGCGGGAGGGTTAG
- a CDS encoding amidohydrolase family protein — MKSIDELASNLNFTTAKTGADRTVTFLPDPPRAPRRYTVISVDDHIVEPPDTFTGRLPQRFAERAPRVVDTGDGGQTWVYDGQVLPNVGFNAVVGRPVSEYGFEPVRFDEMRRGAWDIHERIKDMDLNGIYASLNFPSFLPGFAGQRLQQVTKDRDLALAAVRAWNDWHLEAWAGLYPERIIPCQLPWLLDPDLGAEMIVENAERGFHAVTFSENPAMLGFPSIHSGHWDPMMAACAETGTVVNLHIGSSGSSPSTTEDAPPDVQGVLFFAYAISAAVDWLYSGLPSRFPDLKICLSEGGIGWVAGLLDRLDHMLSYHEMYGTWRNLGETLTPAEVFKRNFWFCAVEDKSSFVQYGRIGVDNIMLEADYPHCDSTWPHTQQTIHEEIGGLPADVIRKITWENASRLYNHPVPPEVQRDPEAF, encoded by the coding sequence GTGAAGTCGATCGACGAACTGGCGAGCAACCTGAATTTCACGACGGCCAAGACCGGTGCGGACCGTACGGTCACGTTTCTGCCGGATCCGCCCCGAGCGCCACGTCGCTACACGGTGATCTCGGTCGACGACCACATCGTCGAACCTCCGGACACTTTCACCGGACGTCTGCCGCAGCGGTTTGCCGAGCGTGCACCTCGCGTTGTGGACACCGGCGATGGTGGACAGACCTGGGTATACGACGGTCAGGTGCTGCCGAACGTCGGGTTCAACGCGGTGGTCGGTCGGCCCGTGTCCGAGTACGGGTTCGAGCCGGTCCGGTTCGACGAAATGCGCAGGGGCGCTTGGGATATCCATGAGCGCATCAAGGACATGGACCTCAACGGCATCTACGCCTCGCTGAATTTTCCGTCGTTTTTGCCAGGTTTTGCGGGGCAACGACTGCAGCAGGTCACCAAGGACCGCGACCTGGCGCTTGCCGCGGTCCGCGCGTGGAACGACTGGCATCTCGAAGCCTGGGCCGGTCTGTACCCCGAACGGATCATCCCCTGCCAGTTGCCCTGGCTGCTGGACCCCGACCTGGGCGCCGAGATGATCGTGGAGAATGCCGAGCGCGGCTTCCACGCGGTGACGTTCAGCGAGAACCCCGCCATGCTCGGATTCCCGAGTATCCACTCGGGGCACTGGGATCCGATGATGGCGGCGTGCGCCGAGACGGGGACCGTGGTCAATCTCCACATCGGGTCATCCGGGTCCTCGCCGTCCACGACCGAGGACGCACCTCCCGACGTGCAGGGTGTGCTGTTCTTTGCCTACGCCATCTCGGCGGCCGTCGACTGGCTGTACTCGGGCCTACCGAGCAGGTTCCCCGACCTCAAAATCTGCTTGTCGGAGGGTGGTATCGGCTGGGTGGCCGGCCTGCTGGATCGCCTGGACCACATGCTCAGCTACCACGAGATGTACGGCACCTGGCGCAACTTGGGTGAAACCCTCACTCCTGCTGAGGTGTTCAAGCGTAACTTCTGGTTCTGCGCCGTGGAGGACAAGTCGTCGTTCGTACAGTACGGGCGGATCGGCGTGGACAACATCATGTTGGAGGCCGACTACCCGCACTGCGACTCCACCTGGCCGCATACCCAGCAGACCATTCACGAAGAGATCGGCGGACTGCCGGCCGACGTGATCCGAAAGATCACCTGGGAGAATGCATCACGGTTGTACAACCACCCAGTGCCGCCCGAGGTACAGCGAGATCCGGAAGCGTTCTGA
- a CDS encoding TetR/AcrR family transcriptional regulator, with the protein MARRVAPTRPAHGKQARAERTRARVVDVTAQIVLNEGLAAASGRHIAETAGVTWGVIQYHFGDRDGLLMSVVDQGFAELMEALKPLPPTTADTSTRDRVDAVVTAAWRAMSSPTARAATEILIGTRATRGAAETEHLIQLAKTFSTLGTIIDENLSPTQSAEIGAHLLIALRGMIANQLATQHPVDTTKDRRVLVDIISTYIESRMDPFS; encoded by the coding sequence ATGGCGCGACGAGTTGCTCCGACCCGGCCCGCCCACGGCAAGCAAGCACGTGCCGAACGCACGCGTGCCCGCGTGGTCGACGTCACCGCCCAGATCGTGTTGAACGAAGGCCTGGCGGCGGCCAGCGGACGGCACATCGCCGAGACGGCGGGCGTCACCTGGGGCGTGATCCAGTACCACTTCGGCGACCGCGACGGCCTGCTCATGTCGGTCGTCGACCAGGGCTTTGCCGAACTGATGGAAGCGCTGAAGCCGCTGCCCCCGACAACAGCGGATACGTCGACCCGGGACCGTGTCGATGCGGTGGTGACGGCGGCCTGGCGGGCAATGTCGAGCCCGACGGCTCGGGCGGCAACCGAAATCCTGATCGGCACCCGGGCGACCCGCGGTGCGGCAGAGACCGAGCATCTCATTCAGCTGGCAAAGACGTTCAGCACGCTGGGCACGATAATCGACGAAAATCTGAGCCCCACCCAGAGCGCAGAGATCGGCGCCCACCTACTGATCGCGTTGCGCGGCATGATCGCCAACCAGTTGGCCACGCAACATCCGGTCGACACCACCAAAGACCGGCGCGTGCTGGTGGACATAATTAGCACCTACATCGAGAGCCGGATGGACCCGTTTTCATGA
- a CDS encoding cytochrome P450, with product MTLTDERSRTPSVFDLALPTLAYHQARDPREVHRLIGEARGQGPVGVGPYGPELLSYDLVRTVLRDSRFAVPKGMSLVVQGITSGPVWDRVCRLLISLDPAEHHRLRRLVARAFTPRSAERMRGACVGVISELVDAQVARGRCDVVTDIARPYPIPIICSLLGAPREDWQLFSAWAEDISKAFGCTVAENAPSIVAAWDQLEAYVEELIERRRHSLADDLISDLIRAEVDGDRLSHDEMVYLAVILLNAGTDTTRNQLAAALQALSDYPDQWTLLAEHPELAPQAVEELIRYSPITFAALRVATEDDELGDFHIPAGNFIIANTASANHDPAVYDDPARLDITRAGAPQLMTFGGGVHYCLGAHLARIELAEALRVLTRRIANPRRIGPTPWRAPTELSGPTTLPVEFDQRLSV from the coding sequence ATGACCCTTACCGACGAACGCAGCCGGACTCCCAGCGTTTTCGACCTCGCGTTGCCAACCCTTGCCTATCACCAAGCCCGTGATCCCCGCGAAGTGCACCGCCTGATTGGGGAAGCCCGCGGGCAGGGACCCGTTGGCGTGGGCCCATACGGTCCCGAACTGCTGAGCTATGACCTGGTGCGTACCGTGTTGCGCGACAGCCGCTTCGCCGTGCCGAAGGGAATGAGTCTGGTCGTGCAGGGCATCACCTCCGGCCCGGTCTGGGACCGCGTCTGCAGGCTGCTCATCAGTCTCGACCCCGCCGAGCATCACCGGCTCCGCCGCCTGGTGGCCCGCGCCTTCACACCCCGGTCCGCCGAAAGGATGCGCGGGGCATGCGTCGGCGTCATCAGCGAGTTGGTCGACGCGCAGGTAGCCAGGGGACGCTGCGATGTCGTCACCGACATCGCTCGCCCCTACCCGATCCCGATCATCTGCAGTCTGCTGGGGGCTCCGCGGGAGGACTGGCAACTGTTCTCCGCCTGGGCCGAGGACATCAGCAAGGCCTTCGGGTGCACCGTCGCCGAGAACGCCCCATCGATCGTCGCTGCGTGGGACCAACTCGAGGCCTACGTCGAGGAACTGATCGAGCGCCGACGCCACTCGTTGGCCGACGACCTGATCTCGGACCTCATTCGCGCGGAAGTCGACGGCGACCGGTTGAGCCACGACGAGATGGTCTACCTCGCCGTCATCCTGCTCAACGCCGGCACCGACACGACACGCAACCAACTCGCCGCGGCCCTACAAGCGCTGTCCGACTACCCCGACCAGTGGACGTTGCTCGCCGAGCATCCCGAACTGGCGCCGCAAGCGGTGGAGGAACTCATCAGATACTCCCCCATCACCTTCGCAGCCCTGCGCGTCGCAACCGAGGATGACGAACTCGGCGACTTCCATATTCCAGCGGGCAACTTCATCATCGCCAACACCGCGTCGGCCAACCACGACCCGGCGGTCTACGACGACCCCGCCCGCCTGGACATCACCCGAGCGGGTGCTCCGCAACTGATGACCTTCGGCGGCGGTGTGCACTACTGCCTAGGAGCTCACCTGGCCCGGATCGAACTGGCCGAAGCGCTACGCGTGCTCACCCGACGCATCGCCAACCCGCGCCGCATCGGACCGACCCCCTGGCGAGCACCGACCGAATTGTCCGGTCCGACAACGCTTCCCGTCGAATTCGATCAACGCTTGTCGGTCTGA